In the genome of Wenzhouxiangella sp. XN24, the window AAGAAACTCTTCAAGCAGGATTTCTCCCGGCGTTACTGGCGCGAAGTCTCGCTTAGCCATAATTCACCTCATCAGTGGTAATCAACGATCTCAACCTCCAATGCATCACCGCCCTTCCAGACGAAGCAGATCCGCCACTGATCGTTGATTCGAATGCTGTGTTGTCCAGATCTATCGCCTTTTAGTTTCTCAAGCCGGTTCGATGGCGGAACCCGTAGCGTATCCAGGTTGCCGGCCGCGGCGAGGATTTCGAGCTTCCTGGCAGCCAAGCGTTGAACATCTCTAGGCAGCCGTCGAGAGAACCGGCCGCCAAAGACTCGCTCTGTTTCCCGACACTTGAAGGACTTGATCACGAGGGCAAATACTAGCGCGGGGCGTTAGTACCGTCAAACGGTAGTAGTTTGAGTTTGGGAGTTCTAACGTCTGAGATCACCTGCGTCCGGGAGGCGGCGCAGCCGGCTCACGGACGTCAGGTGGAGCGATGAGTTAGGCCTCGTGCCACCTAGAACGGCAGTCGCGCGGAATTGGCGGGCTTGGCCATGGGATGTGAGCGACGCTTGATTACTCACGCAGCACTCCGTAGAGCACAGCGCCTATCAAAGGCCCGCCAACGAGGAGGGTGTTGACTACCACATCTCCTATCGGGCGGTCGTAGTAAAGGGAGCCTGCGACTGGCAGGACGATCGCAAGAACTGAGCAAACGGCGGCCCACGCGTAGTGGTATGGCCAGGAGGATGCCAGCGAGCGCTCGAGGGCGTAGAGCAATGCTAAAAGGGACAGGATGGCTGCTACGGCTGCAACGAGTGAACCCGAGTCTGTGTAAATCGGCCAAGCGACGACGGTCGACGCGAACAGCATGAATAGGAAGATACTCATTCTAGGGTGACGGCTAAGTAAAGCGCGAATACGCGAGCGATTACGTGGCGCCGTGTGATCACTTGGGGAATTCATGTGAGGCCTAACGACCAAGCTCAGCGGCGCGGCGCAGCCGCGTCGGCCTGAAGCGACGAGTTAGAGCGCTACCGCTCACCTGGAGTTGTTCCGCTCGGTCGCATCTCGAAACCTCTTACAATCACGTAAGCGATCAAAGCAAAGATAAAAAAGATCAGATACATCCATGCGATGCTTTGGAGGGTCTCAATGACAGTCCGGTACAACTCCAGCGTCCAACGCTCGGCGTTAAGCACAAGCAATTGGGCATCTTTGTGGGGCACGCTGATGTAGCGCTCGAGTTGGTGAATTCGCACGCCGCCGGAAATTCCGACGACGAAAGCGGCAAACTTTATGTAGCGACGCCAAGCTTCGCTGATCTCGTCTTGGATGAGTCGGAGCAGGATCGCTGCAATCGGCTTGTCGAAAAGTCTAACGACCCCGAAGGAGACCGCCGTCGCCAATAAGAAAGTCACCAAGAGCAAGGAAAAGAACACTGGTAGGTCCCTCGTTGCGGTCTAACGCCTCGGTTCAGCTGCGGGCCGCGTCCGCTGCAACCGATTGTTAGATGCGCCTTGCACGTGCTAAGGAGTTGCCTGTATGAAGGCCCGCATTGCCTCAATAGATTGCCGCAATTCATGATGGTTGAATCGCCTGTTGGCTTGATTCTCAGGGTGGTGAATTTGATGCCGTATGTATTCCGTCAGGACGATGTGCTGCTGCGTCGTGGACCCGTCTCTGTTTAGCTTCTTATAGGGCATCGTGGCCTGTCCTGCCTTGAATGCCGCGAGTTTTCCCTCTGCCTCTATGAAGCCGTACAGTTCATTGTGGTACTCGAATGAAGATTCATCGAAGGCGGAAAAATTGACCTCGTTCAGACTGGGATATGGAAGTTCGCTCTCTTGAACATTACGGATTTCTTCGGGATGTTGACCGGCGATCAAAAGCAGATTTTCAAATTTAAGCTTTTTGACAATTTCGGGGCTGTGGGACGTGAGAATGATTTGCGTCCCTGGCGCCTCGGAAAGTGCGACCAACGCCGATACCAGAGCGCGCTGGTGTTCTGGGTGCTGGGAGGTTTCCGGCTCTTCAATTGCATAAACAACGCTTGGAAGGCCGGCCTCACGCTGCCGCCGCTCAGCCTCTGCCCGGAAAAAGCTGATGAGAATTAACCGCTTTACGCCGCTACCACGCTTGTTGATCGGGATTTCGTCATCGCCAGCAATGGCAACATTCTTGAACACGTCAATCCACTTCAAGGAGGCTGGATCCGGAATCTGTGGGTTCAATGACGATGCAATATCGGGATTCAGTTCATTCAGCTTTGTCAGAGTCTGAGCCGCAACTTCATCTAGGCGCGTCTTGACAGTGTTGGCCACCTTGTTTAGCTCTACTTGAATTGCTGGATCTCCAAGTATTTCCTT includes:
- a CDS encoding type II toxin-antitoxin system RelE/ParE family toxin; the protein is MIKSFKCRETERVFGGRFSRRLPRDVQRLAARKLEILAAAGNLDTLRVPPSNRLEKLKGDRSGQHSIRINDQWRICFVWKGGDALEVEIVDYH
- a CDS encoding ATP-binding protein, translated to MKIQTIGIRGFRGYSSRIELKMCDLLVLVGKNDIGKSTVLEALDIFFNDGRGSVKLDKEDINKANLAAGNDCIEISVEFEELPASIVIDATNETTLAAEHLLTEAGTLKVIKRYPNAGKERVYISAHHPTAPGCAELLLKKNSDLKKLLDDQGLECQDRTKNAELRKAIWNGQGDLELREIEIEVAKIDAKNIWEQLKSYMPLYSLFQADRKNSDGDSEIQDPMRLAVKEILGDPAIQVELNKVANTVKTRLDEVAAQTLTKLNELNPDIASSLNPQIPDPASLKWIDVFKNVAIAGDDEIPINKRGSGVKRLILISFFRAEAERRQREAGLPSVVYAIEEPETSQHPEHQRALVSALVALSEAPGTQIILTSHSPEIVKKLKFENLLLIAGQHPEEIRNVQESELPYPSLNEVNFSAFDESSFEYHNELYGFIEAEGKLAAFKAGQATMPYKKLNRDGSTTQQHIVLTEYIRHQIHHPENQANRRFNHHELRQSIEAMRAFIQATP